In Candidatus Hydrogenedentota bacterium, the sequence TGCGCGCGCATCTCGTGGCACTGCAGCAGGCGTTTGGGGCGCGCCGTCCAACTGTCGCGGAGGGACGCGATATCGGGACCGTCGTCTTCCCGCACGCAAAATGCAAGATCTATCTGGATGCGTCTCTCGAAGAACGCACGCGCCGGCGCGCGCTGGAGTTCGAAAAGAAAGGCATCGCCTTCGATTCCAAGCAGTTGATGGAGGACATCCGCCAGCGGGACCATCGGGATATGTCGCGCAGTGTCGGACCGCTCAAGAAAGCGGACGATGCCGTGGTCGTCGAAACGGACGGTCTCACCCCCGACGAAGTCGTGGACCGCATCGTGCGCCTCGCGAAGGAGCGGGCATGAGCGCATTGACCGCG encodes:
- the cmk gene encoding (d)CMP kinase; its protein translation is MESTLTTEIVAIDGPAGAGKSTVARKVAEVLGYAFLDTGAMYRAATWLALTNGVDLDDAQALANTTRSMNLDLREVDGRQQVLVGDEDITHAIRTPEVTRQISKLDHNPEVRAHLVALQQAFGARRPTVAEGRDIGTVVFPHAKCKIYLDASLEERTRRRALEFEKKGIAFDSKQLMEDIRQRDHRDMSRSVGPLKKADDAVVVETDGLTPDEVVDRIVRLAKERA